Proteins from a single region of Kluyveromyces lactis strain NRRL Y-1140 chromosome C complete sequence:
- the SMT3 gene encoding SUMO family protein SMT3 (highly similar to uniprot|Q12306 Saccharomyces cerevisiae YDR510W), with translation MSEEQEQKVDVKPETHINLKVSDGSSEIFFKIKKTTPLKRLMEAFAKRQGKEIESLRFLYDGVRVLPDQTPEDLDMEDNDIIEAHREQIGGSL, from the coding sequence ATGTcagaagaacaagaacaaaaggTGGATGTTAAGCCAGAAACACATATTAACTTGAAGGTTTCGGATGGATCCAGTgagatcttcttcaagatcaaaaagACCACTCCATTAAAAAGATTAATGGAGGCATTTGCTAAGAGACAAGGTAAAGAGATTGAATCCCTAAGATTCCTTTACGACGGTGTGCGTGTGTTACCAGATCAGACCCCTGAAGATTTGGACATGGAAGATAACGATATCATTGAAGCTCACAGAGAGCAAATTGGTGGTAGTTTGTAA
- a CDS encoding uncharacterized protein (similar to uniprot|Q12263 Saccharomyces cerevisiae YDR507C) yields the protein MNGNGITTLKGDTIGPWKLGSTLGVGSTGKVVMAYNETKGQQAAVKIISKSIFNAQGSTMIGGNDPDVLPYGIEREIIIMKLLNHPNVLRLYDVWETSKDLYMVLEYVEKGELFNLLVERGPLPENEAVRFFRQIIIGISYCHALGIVHRDLKPENLLLDHKFNVKLADFGMAALESKDKLLETSCGSPHYAAPEIVSGLPYHGFESDVWSCGVILYALLTGRLPFDEEDGNIRNLLLKVQSGKFEMPGDDEISSEAQDLIARILTVDPEQRIKTREILKHPLLRKYPSIKDSKSIRNLPREDTYLNPLSLEGGNQCVDETILQNLVVLWHGRNKEDIITKLMEPGANLEKTFYALLHRFKHDNYQDQLKQQELQKKQSVSSNSLMYVGSLPSPNKSDSPVTTPKKKRTSIIVASSSHKRPVSMQKLSSQHSSPVKNGSIGKRLSKTFPSNKRISQLVSNSSSPTPAAHKRVSRINDSAAPPVPKEMLRDYKRQSKRQSKRFSLLPNMKRGSITTKLIATYAKLSEDSEWEYIEKETKRTSQDFATLMDQIFEHEKYEQIRKEKEELERKVNEAREKEEAERKERERIEREEQERLEREERKRAERQKELQDQMEDEIAKLKAEYEAVQGSSDERNTANGRSVSAPIETDRTANKRDSTFGIKNDINELINTRNFSLQTRPVSRLDPGIIAAESRLSANLEDDQASKEKTILETIRRSKFLGSQFNLNVELEKAQKDLVSKERQEQLRKYSEQTAKYEVQKLPKNAKAVATLRDDEVEPRKLSEVKVPQFTRRSKHFSSSNKRFSVLSLYSTKTSFTNLVDHLKNDNYLEPLPGQPEYSSSKVAQEPEFMFETVEELDENSKLFEVPETEEGKLASAARKESTDARKQSTNDKDINLPSLPPLQVSHDVADENGALGLGIYQPNDQTQKPHKTMLIDESIDENISSTSDVSRTEVVKKPPLNDVVRKNNNERKPLEEITPKVENKRKISFFRKFSQGSEKKLGPESFDSQLKAGVSAPKMYKALDRLLNEWTNYGLKHVESSPNDFVISGKLTSDNILSLRSTGFKITVLPGEGNGSIIQFTKKSGSTKTFNRLVKEIEKILEKEKVLVFSF from the coding sequence ATGAACGGTAACGGAATAACGACGTTAAAGGGTGACACAATTGGCCCGTGGAAGTTGGGCTCGACACTGGGTGTTGGCTCAACAGGTAAAGTCGTAATGGCCTATAATGAAACTAAAGGACAACAAGCCGCTGTGAAAattatatcaaaatcaatattCAACGCTCAAGGGTCGACAATGATTGGTGGTAACGATCCTGATGTCTTACCCTATGGTATTGAACGtgaaattatcattatGAAGTTGTTGAATCATCCTAATGTCTTGAGATTATACGATGTTTGGGaaacttcaaaagatttATATATGGTTTTAGAGTACGTTGAAAAAGGTGAGTTATTCAACTTGTTGGTGGAAAGGGGCCCATTACCTGAGAATGAGGCAGTCAGATTTTTCAGACAGATAATTATCGGTATTTCTTACTGCCATGCGTTAGGTATAGTTCATCGTGATTTGAAGCCTGAAAATCTTTTATTAGACCATAAATTCAATGTCAAACTAGCCGATTTCGGTATGGCAGCACtagaatcaaaagataaattACTGGAAACTAGTTGTGGTTCGCCTCATTACGCGGCACCCGAAATTGTCTCGGGCTTGCCATATCACGGTTTTGAATCCGATGTTTGGTCATGTGGTGTTATTCTTTACGCTTTACTGACCGGTAGGTTGccatttgatgaagaagatggcAATATCAGAAATCTCTTGTTAAAGGTTCAAAGTGGGAAATTTGAAATGCCTggagatgatgaaatatcatcGGAAGCCCAAGATTTAATCGCCAGAATCTTAACAGTAGATCCAGAACAAAGAATCAAGACAAGAGAGATCCTAAAGCATCCACTTCTAAGAAAATACCCAAGCATTAAGGACTCTAAATCCATTAGAAACTTACCTCGAGAAGATACCTATTTGAATCCACTATCATTAGAAGGAGGAAATCAATGCGTAGATGAAACTATTTTGCAGAATTTGGTTGTTCTATGGCATGGTAGAAATAAGGAAGACATTATTACGAAGTTGATGGAACCTGGTGCTAATTTAGAAAAGACTTTTTACGCTTTACTGCATAGATTTAAACACGATAATTACCAAGATCAATTGAAGCAACaagaattacaaaagaaacaatctGTCTCTTCGAATTCGCTGATGTACGTTGGATCTTTACCATCTCCTAATAAATCTGATTCCCCAGTCACCActccaaagaagaaaagaacatcaaTCATAGTTGCCTCATCTTCTCACAAAAGACCTGTATCAATGCAAAAACTGAGTAGCCAACATAGCTCACCAGTGAAAAACGGCTCAATAGGTAAACGTTTGAGTAAGACTTTCCCTTCAAACAAGAGAATTTCACAGCTAGTCTCCAATTCGTCTTCTCCAACCCCTGCTGCTCATAAAAGAGTTTCCAGGATAAACGATAGTGCAGCTCCACCCGTCCCTAAAGAAATGCTTCGTGACTACAAAAGACAATCAAAGAGACAATCCAAAAGATTCTCTCTACTGCCTAATATGAAGCGTGGATCTATAACAACGAAACTGATTGCAACGTATGCAAAACTTTCCGAAGACAGTGAATGGGAATACATCGAAAAGGAAACGAAAAGGACAAGTCAGGACTTTGCTACATTGATGGATCAGATTTTCGAGCATGAGAAATACGAACAAATACGGAAAGAGAAGGAAGagttggaaagaaaagtcAACGAAGCTCGTGAGAAGGAGGAAGCTGAAAGAAAGGAACGGGAAAGGATCGAGCGGGAGGAGCAAGAAAGActtgaaagagaagaacGAAAGCGAGCTGAAAGACAGAAGGAATTGCAAGACCAAATGGAAGACGAAATTGCTAAGCTCAAGGCGGAATATGAAGCTGTTCAGGGGAGCTCGGATGAAAGAAACACAGCCAATGGAAGATCTGTCTCTGCTCCGATAGAGACCGATAGAACTGCAAACAAAAGAGATAGTACATTCGGTATAAAGAATGACATCAATGAACTAATCAATACAAGAAACTTCTCTCTACAAACGAGACCAGTTTCCAGACTTGACCCTGGTATCATAGCTGCTGAAAGTAGACTGTCAGCTAACCTAGAAGATGACCAAGCGTCAAAGGAAAAGACTATTCTGGAAACCATTAGACGCTCCAAATTCCTTGGATCGCAATTTAACTTGAACGTTGAATTAGAGAAAGCCCAAAAGGATTTAGTATCTAAAGAGAGACAAGAACAATTGAGAAAGTACTCTGAACAGACTGCAAAGTACGAGGTTCAAAAGTTACCCAAGAATGCTAAAGCAGTTGCAACTCTCAGAGATGACGAAGTTGAACCCAGAAAGCTCTCAGAAGTCAAAGTTCCACAATTTACAAGGAGGTCAAAACATTTCTCTTCCTCTAACAAAAGATTTTCTGTATTGTCACTGTATTCAACTAAGACTTCATTCACGAACCTTGTGGAtcatttgaagaacgaTAATTATCTTGAACCTCTACCTGGCCAACCTGAATACTCATCATCCAAGGTTGCACAGGAACCAGAATTCATGTTTGAGACCGTTGAAGAGCTTGATGAAAATTCTAAGCTGTTCGAAGTACCAGAAACAGAGGAAGGAAAACTAGCTTCTGCCGCCAGAAAGGAATCTACTGATGCCAGAAAACAAAGTACTAATGATAAGGATATTAACTTGCCGTCGTTACCTCCATTGCAGGTATCTCATGACGTAGCCGACGAGAATGGAGCATTAGGGCTTGGCATTTACCAGCCAAACGATCAGACACAAAAGCCCCACAAAACAATGCTCATTGATGAATccattgatgaaaatatatcttcaacatcagaTGTCAGTAGAACTGAAGTCGTAAAAAAGCCTCCATTGAATGATGTTGTGAGGAAAAACAATAATGAGCGTAAGCCACTCGAAGAGATCACCCCCAAGGTGGaaaacaagagaaaaatcTCATTCTTCAGGAAGTTTTCTCAAGGATCTGAGAAGAAACTTGGCCCGGAGAGCTTTGATTCTCAGCTGAAGGCAGGCGTTTCTGCTCCAAAAATGTATAAAGCTCTGGATAGACTCCTGAATGAATGGACTAACTATGGTTTGAAGCATGTTGAATCAAGCCCTAATGATTTTGTCATTTCTGGTAAGCTGACCAGTGACAACATCTTATCTTTAAGATCCACTGGATTCAAGATTACTGTTCTGCCTGGTGAAGGAAATGGATCAATAATACAGTTCACCAAGAAATCAGGATCTACAAAGACTTTTAATAGACTAGTAAAGGAGATCGAAAAAATTTTAGAGAAGGAAAAGGTGCTAGTATTCTCTTTCTGA